A window of Apium graveolens cultivar Ventura chromosome 8, ASM990537v1, whole genome shotgun sequence contains these coding sequences:
- the LOC141680225 gene encoding uncharacterized protein LOC141680225 has translation MEFHVGDKVMVKLLPQQFKVFRNVHKGLICKYEGPFEVVGKVGKVSYKVQLPPNMKIHQVFHVSMLKPYHEDVEDPLRNDSSRTPPLMTKSFEREVDEVLADQIIIVEAYHQVLNTWLNGRDYSTGENEQDLWQFKRQILDYHTSTRASPN, from the coding sequence ATGGAGTTTCATGTAGGCGACAAGGTAATGGTCAAGCTTCTTCCCCAACAATTTAAGGTCTTTAGAAATGTGCATAAAGGGCTCATTTGTAAGTATGAGGGACCATTTGAGGTAGTTGGCAAAGTAGGAAAGGTGTCATATAAAGTGCAACTACCTCCTAATATGAAGATTCATCAGGTCTTTCACGTGAGCATGCTAAAGCCTTACCATGAGGACGTGGAAGACCCCTTAAGAAATGACTCATCTCGCACACCTCCATTGATGACAAAGTCGTTTGAGCGAGAAGTAGACGAGGTGTTGGCTGATCAAATCATTATCGTTGAGGCATACCACCAAGTACTCAATACTTGGTTAAATGGAAGGGACTACTCTACAGGGGAGAATGAACAAGACTTGTGGCAGTTCAAGAGACAAATTCTAGACTATCATACGTCGACGAGGGCGTCTCCGAATTAA
- the LOC141679030 gene encoding uncharacterized protein LOC141679030, with protein sequence MSTTTTTNSPISTTTTDHQETTVSPTIVVEQCSSCNSTKRRPLEETDQEHLSKKPNLSKLASQFTNIHISDTLLRAFSAPISPPVQPSFLNPFTPETAQGLMQRCVSDPTPVLGFPVSSPESKIGNSPVEETPKTKTASLPPRRINPMLRNRRRIEAERIRRRKSGDASSEEKVKKMKEIMGVTSQWLSRISREDEPQQQEQETCQDTHVAETPKEMENVGKKCDQETEEEAVSVEKTGECLVIQFKCNCSKTYQILLYGDACYYKLM encoded by the exons ATGTCCACCACCACCACAACCAACTCTCCGATCTCAACCACCACCACTGACCACCAAGAAACCACCGTGTCTCCGACAATCGTCGTAGAACAATGCAGTAGTTGTAATTCAACGAAAAGAAGACCCCTTGAAGAAACTGATCAAGAACACTTGTCCAAGAAACCCAATCTCTCTAAGCTCGCTTCCCAATTCACCAACATTCATATCTCAGACACTCTTCTCCGCGCTTTCTCCGCACCCATTTCTCCCCCTGTGCAGCCCTCTTTCTTGAATCCTTTTACGCCCGAAACAGCACAAGGCCTAATGCAGAGGTGTGTTTCTGATCCCACTCCTGTTCTTGGTTTTCCTGTGAGTTCTCCTGAGAGCAAGATTGGGAATTCTCCGGTAGAGGAGACTCCTAAGACCAAGACTGCTTCGTTGCCTCCTCGACGAATAAATCCAATGCTTCGAAACAGGAGGAGGATTGAGGCTGAGAGGATCAGGAGGAGGAAGAGTGGGGATGCGAGTAGTGAAGAGAAGGTTAAGAAAATGAAGGAGATTATGGGGGTCACAAGTCAGTGGCTTAGTCGGATTTCTCGAGAAGATGAACCACAGCAACAAGAACAAGAAACGTGTCAAGATACTCAtgttgctgaaactcccaag GAAATGGAGAATGTTGGTAAAAAGTGTGATCAGGAAACAGAAGAGGAAGCAGTGAGTGTGGAAAAGACAGGGGAATGCTTGGTGATTCAATTCAAGTGCAATTGCAGCAAAACCTATCAGATTCTTCTTTATGGGGATGCCTGTTACTACAAGTTGATGTGA